A single Gambusia affinis linkage group LG22, SWU_Gaff_1.0, whole genome shotgun sequence DNA region contains:
- the rev3l gene encoding DNA polymerase zeta catalytic subunit translates to MFAVRIVTADYYLASPIKGLDVCYSEFRESEVKKVPVVRIFGATPAGQKTCLHLHGVFPYIYVPYDGCRQQPERYMRQVAFSIDRALNVAMGNPAASTQHVFKVVLVSGMPFYGYHAKEKHFMKIYLYNPQILKRVCELLQSGAVMNKSYQPHEGHIPYLLQLFMDYNLYGMNLINMAAVKFRRSQKKVGPADPNQPSSSSHSSISPWKIPCSTKLNDSSLAGTFVRWEDNALPSSLVLDDVERQSTCELEVDAVAVDILNRLDIENQIGRNPGLQAIWEDEKQRRRENNQTSQIEAPDSQDRGSVTSTESEKTFMNRLKEILRENKFDVTQDLFVDDEQESLSADLTLHPDLLTPDGVPCTAANAVETHRDSQPDSVRSGGKVPEEAVIDEEAILSLLENSQTFLPLSQTSNNSTILESSQDHALIDLLAGLEDDGFHRTPLIHSSQPQSLPGASTYNCNSDEEEVGPELEKEEAELSMIMSQRWDSEHPERTNPPRPAVREAEDGFSDEQQESSDEDMEWSGTHSLFVNLSIPQLDGAADESSDSSLTDSGSMSQSSLTVTEKLLGKTNPCTGESVHLEPPSSAKILLCKHPEHRPVCGLDTEEQLKNSFQLKSSPDGSSDCSAGFRVNKEITYILPVKHPIPRKIANHNEVPPICMDKEDIRPLYTYNKKSSKPVEKADLEAFPFSSGKVSKNRKRYSSLETVETNRLSIFQNHSTISLCYSDLRACSAKTELELSTKERKSPILRSLTSTPSLMKEGEFIDHREEELAPESEEGDVGELKIRYEDYQENKTERTIVAQQEAHYKFFPSVILSNCLNRKKTGNKKPADTCSKQELSPTCKLKLKLPKKRLGMAGHRNKAAAAQSPISDSPVCTALCSETPACNQTPDTEGPVSEDQPKPQVEVNEDEPNEEVEPAINEELDSEEKTVDEQIESVSETVVSNTITTSLLCEEAKDVTEDRSSLDPDVSAKVNCTKSSALPGSKYTLRAKRKQNFDGTDEDQPGSSRSKNPRKFPRSQETKYQKRRKKEPPVIIKYIIINRFKGQKNMLVKMSKVNADEKLVMLTADKVEHYNKLAPLKSFWPKVPESTAVRFPVKEPKAKKLPKRKARVNNTGKKTINISPKKPLVRRGQRVKRSTGCQRRPLLPSLPPPRPCYCELADDFEKDYTDVMVELGYLSDRSPSPTESTPPRCWSPSDPFLNSTEQLINPLSDPCLSSASLNPCTKSVTKRGQRRSRTAKPKKSTESKRKVNMSAAKPSQVQEPKQEKSRRGVAAAARQRKKASNAAESPAISPQPRRSRKKKTDKPKSDDLCKEDSQLLFSDGGLAPSESSSLDITSFQQPLGTNITCQSRSSASDTSMPNSARFIEPKAEDCETSIMQVNQNILAPVEMKQQGCQTTMVKVEFCPEYCTAPQPPAETINDVQKDKGCRPSAPKNGETPALTETPSGLAVLKQLLQKRQQGQALPLQVVGTDRHAAAIAQAAVLLNPSAKHTKPIKTPSTAPRKPRVPKSTAPKEKKPRNRKSRTSSTQPGQSVKQDGSMSDDCPLFSSAPSLSSCNFIEDSLSPELPQDYTFDINTIHQAEFSSPYSGNQFVLTDKNLPVKFLSDICHEPPSAQVQGLEGLSQSQTERDSDVCRVRPASPELFDRSGNGEPSTNLALLQSEKHRPERQRDWDFSFYKSHTLSPFQDFHCERKEFLFSAFDPVIPLSLSSVSFVDQEGSPTSELHESIDGLTSTTPSSSPHSISSLSHVRASQLQRGTGGGAHVLKPLMSPPSRDEILGSLMDLEMSEATFQEPFCSDPSDIPNKPMEVGGRKLTVGTRLVRELQEFGGDLSLEGLHFWKTAFSVMTHPATTIASSQGVEVEQTKEEKTGRLASSASDKKVVLLPCRSPPSHERVQLWLEARKQFDSLQKERREPGKEQEGADVEQENPDRTKLPDVPRCISVNVEHCENTSSVRTRRRKKLSLSLALSPLVDTGPRSNSTTLSPVSDESTVSPQPDKQEDASNTMSPESPELPPWQESHQLSPSAPERLDSKNSPEPPSPRLPDSQERFGADQSPSPFYAADGNGGSSNPHRLHTTPFLRKRRRSTEDLDPVCSTPISDKDPVSQRRRSQADPLRRVLLTTQMKNQFAAINVPKKEQSQIEGPSIANSYGFKVSMQNLQDAKALHEVQYLTLMGMELHARSRRDLEPDPEFDPICALFYCLSSDAPLQGRDGTQLTGAIMVDKDHESCGQGSRSKAPLLVRSGVSGLQVTYAREEKMLFQELIAIMRRFDPDILLGYEVQMHSWGYLLQRAAAIGVDLCQQLSRIPGDSKENRFAAERDEYGADTMTEINIIGRVTLNLWRVMKSEVTLNNYSFENVAFHVLHQRFPLYSPRTLSDWFDHVTHLHRWKMVDHYVSRLHGTMQLLQQQDIVGRTSELARLFGIQFLHVLTRGSQYRVESMMLRVAKPLNYIPVTPSVQQRAQQRAPQCIPLVMEPESRFYSNSVVVLDFQSLYPSIVIAYNYCFSTCLGHVDSLGTPDEFKFGCTSLRVPPELLHQLRNDITVSPSGIAFVKSSVRKGVLPRMLEEILSTRIMVKQSMKSYRQDKALMRLLDARQLGLKLIANVTFGYTSANYSGRMPSVEVGDSIVHKARETLERAIKLVNDTKKWGARVVYGDTDSMFVLLKGATKEQAFKIGHEIAEAVTATNPKPVKLKFEKVYLPCVLQTKKRYVGYMYESLDQKEPVFDAKGIETVRRDGCPAVSKILERSIKLLFETRDISQVKQFVQRQCVKVLDGRASMQDLTFAKEYRGSGSYRPGACVPALELTRRMMAYDRRLEPRVGERVPYVIVYGMPGVPLIQLVRRPMEVLLDPSLRLNATYYITKQILPPLGRLFQLIGVDVFGWYQELPRIQKASCSTAVEGEEPSGRKGTISQYFTTLHCPVCDELTQLGVCARCRADPQRVAVTLYQDMRQWESQQEQLLKICKNCSSCAERQVPCVSLDCPVLYKLSRVNRQLSKAPYLRQLLEQF, encoded by the exons TGGGCCCTGCAGACCCGAACCAGCCGTCCTCCAGCTCTCACTCCAGCATCAGTCCCTGGAAGATTCCCTGCAGCACCAAGCTGAACGACAGCAGCCTCGCAGGCACCTTTGTCCGCTGGGAAGACAACGCTCTGCCCTC CTCATTAGTCCTGGATGACGTTGAGAGGCAGAGCACCTGTGAGCTGGAGGTGGATGCTGTGGCCGTGGACATCCTGAACCGTCTTGATATTGAAA ATCAGATCGGCAGGAACCCCGGACTGCAGGCCATTTGGGAGGATGAGaaacagaggaggagggagaacaACCAGACCTCCCAGATAGAAGCGCCGGATTCACAGG ATCGGGGCTCGGTCACTTCAACAGAGAGTGAAAAAACCTTCATGAACAGACTGAAGGAGATTCTGAGGGAGAACAAGTTTGATGT gaCCCAAGATTTGTTTGTGGATGATGAACAGGAGAGTTTGTCAGCTGACCTCACTCTGCATCCTGACCTCCTGACCCCTGACGGGGTGCCGTGTACAGCTGCTAACGCCGTGGAGACGCACAGAGACTCCCAGCCAG ATTCAGTGAGGAGCGGTGGAAAAGTCCCAGAGGAAGCTGTCATTGATGAAGAAGCCATCTTAAGTCTTCTGGAAAACAGCCAGACATTTCTGCCACTCTCACAAACATCCAACAACTCCACCATATTAG AAAGCAGCCAGGATCACGCCCTCATTGATTTGCTGGCTGGCCTGGAAGACGACGGTTTCCACAGGACTCCACTAATACACAGCTCTCAGCCTCAATCACTCCCCGGTGCATCAACCTACAACTGCAACAGTGATGAAGAAGAAGTCGGACCCGAGCTGGAAAAAGAAGAGGCGGAGCTTAGTATGATAATGTCACAGCGGTGGGACAGCGAACATCCTGAGAGAACAAACCCACCGAG GCCTGCGGTCAGGGAGGCAGAGGACGGCTTCAGCGACGAGCAGCAGGAGTCCTCTGACGAAGACATGGAGTGGAGTGGGACTCACTCTCTGTTTGTTAATCTGTCCATCCCACAGCTGGACGGGGCAGCAGACGAAAGCAGTG ATTCTTCTTTAACAGACAGTGGCTCCATGTCTCAGTCTTCGCTTACAGTCACAGAGAAGCTGTTGGGGaaaacaaatccctgcactgGAGAGAGTGTCCACCTGGAGCCGCCATCGTCAGCTAAGATCTTGCTGTGCAAGCATCCTGAGCACAGGCCAGTCTGTGGGCTGGACACGGAGGAACAACTCAAAAACTCCTTTCAATTGAAAAGCAGCCCGGACGGCTCCAGTGACTGTTCAGCAGGGTTCAGGGTTAATAAAGAAATCACATACATCCTGCCAGTGAAGCACCCAATTCCTCGCAAAATAGCCAATCACAATGAGGTGCCTCCTATCTGCATGGACAAGGAGGACATTCGACCGTTGTACACGTATAACAAGAAAAGCTCCAAACCTGTGGAGAAGGCTGATCTGGAAGCCTTCCCTTTTAGCAGTGGAAAAGTGTCAAAAAATAGGAAAAGGTACAGCAGCCTTGAGACTGTAGAAACTAACCGTTTATCCATCTTTCAGAACCACAGCACCATCTCCCTTTGTTACTCAGACCTCAGAGCCTGCTCTGCTAAGACAGAGCTGGAGCTGAGCACTAAGGAGAGAAAAAGCCCAATTCTGAGGAGCCTCACCTCGACGCCATCCCTCATGAAGGAGGGCGAGTTCATCGACCACAGAGAAGAAGAACTGGCCCCGGAGAGTGAGGAAGGAGATGTTGGGGAGCTCAAAATTAGATATGAAGACTAccaggaaaataaaactgagaggACTATTGTGGCCCAGCAGGAGGCACATTACAAGTTCTTCCCCAGTGTTATTCTCTCCAACTGTCTCAATAGAAAGAAGACTGGAAATAAAAAGCCGGCTGACACCTGCAGCAAGCAAGAGCTATCTCCGACTTGCAAGTTGAAGCTGAAACTTCCTAAAAAAAGGTTAGGAATGGCAGGACAtagaaacaaagcagcagcagctcagagccCGATCTCCGACAGTCCAGTTTGCACTGCCCTCTGTTCAGAAACACCTGCTTGTAACCAGACTCCTGACACAGAGGGGCCAGTTTCAGAGGATCAACCAAAACCACAGGTTGAGGTAAATGAAGACGAGCCAAATGAAGAAGTTGAGCCAGCTATAAATGAAGAGTTGGACAGTGAGGAAAAGACAGTCGATGAGCAGATAGAATCAGTCTCAGAGACTGTTGTCTCCAACACCATCACTACTTCCCTTCTTTGTGAAGAAGCCAAAGATGTAACAGAGGATCGGTCGAGCCTCGATCCAGATGTGTCTGCGAAAGTTAACTGTACTAAATCATCTGCACTGCCGGGGAGTAAATACACACTGAGGGCTAAACGGAAACAGAACTTTGATGGTACTGATGAAGACCAGCCAGGTTCCAGTCGTTCTAAAAACCCCAGAAAGTTTCCCAGGAGCCAGGAGACCAAATACCAGAAAAGACGCAAGAAAGAACCTCCTGTAATTATCAAGTACATCATAATCAACAGGTTCAAAGGTCAGAAAAACATGTTGGTGAAGATGTCCAAAGTGAATGCAGATGAAAAGCTGGTTATGTTAACTGCAGATAAAGTGGAACATTACAATAAACTGGCTCCTCTCAAGAGCTTCTGGCCTAAAGTGCCAGAGTCCACTGCCGTCAGGTTTCCCGTCAAAGAGCCCAAAGCTAAAAAATTGCCCAAGCGAAAAGCCAGGGTCAACAACACAGGCAAGAAGACCATCAACATCTCTCCCAAAAAGCCTCTCGTCAGACGAGGGCAAAGGGTGAAAAGGAGCACAGGCTGTCAGAGACGTCCACTTCTGCCCTCTCTGCCCCCCCCTCGGCCGTGTTACTGTGAGCTAGCAGATGACTTTGAGAAAGATTACACCGATGTCATGGTAGAACTGGGCTATCTTTCTGATAGATCCCCAAGCCCAACAGAATCAACGCCCCCGCGTTGTTGGTCCCCAAGTGACCCTTTTCTAAACAGTACAGAACAGCTGATAAATCCACTCAGTGATCCTTGCCTTAGCTCCGCATCACTAAATCCATGCACAAAGTCTGTGACTAAAAGAGGCCAAAGGAGAAGTCGAACAGCCAAACCTAAGAAGTCCACAGAGTctaaaagaaaagtaaacatGTCTGCTGCTAAGCCCTCACAGGTACAAGAACCCAAACAGGAGAAATCAAGGAGAGGTGTCGCTGCTGCTGCAaggcaaagaaagaaagctaGCAATGCAGCTGAAAGTCCCGCAATATCTCCACAACCCAGAAGGTCCCGCAAAAAGAAAACCGACAAACCTAAAAGTGATGATTTATGCAAAGAAGACTCCCAGCTTCTTTTCTCTGATGGCGGATTGGCTCCATCAGAGAGTTCCTCTTTAGACATCACCTCCTTTCAGCAACCGCTAGGCACCAATATCACCTGTCAGAGCAGGTCCTCGGCTTCAGACACATCAATGCCCAACTCAGCTCGCTTTATTGAACCAAAGGCTGAGGACTGCGAGACCTCAATTATGCAAGTTAACCAAAACATACTGGCACCTGTTGAGATGAAGCAGCAGGGTTGTCAGACCACTATGGTAAAGGTAGAATTTTGTCCAGAATATTGCACTGCCCCTCAGCCTCCAGCAGAGACAATTAATGATGTCCAGAAAGACAAAGGTTGTCGCCCTTCAGCTCCTAAAAACGGAGAGACACCAGCTCTCACTGAGACCCCGTCTGGCTTGGCTGTTCTTaagcagctcctccagaagAGGCAGCAGGGACAGGCCCTTCCTCTACAAGTAGTTGGAACAGACAGACATGCCGCTGCCATAGCTCAGGCCGCAGTGCTGCTAAACCCCTCCGCTAAACACACTAAGCCCATTAAAACTCCTTCCACTGCTCCTCGGAAACCCCGGGTCCCAAAGTCTACCGCTCCTAAGGAGAAGAAAcccagaaacaggaaaagcaggaCCAGTAGTACTCAACCAGGCCAATCAGTGAAGCAGGACGGCAGTATGTCTGATGACTGCCCTCTCTTCTCCTCTGCACCGAGCCTCTCCAGCTGCAACTTCATAGAGGACAGCTTGTCCCCAGAGCTCCCACAGGACTACACCTTCGATATAAACACTATTCACCAAGCAGAGTTCTCCAGTCCCTACAGCGGcaatcagtttgttttgactGATAAAAACCTACCTGTCAAGTTCCTCAGTGACATCTGCCATGAACCTCCATCTGCTCAGGTGCAGGGCTTGGAAGGTCTTTCTCAGAGCCAGACTGAGAGAGACTCTGATGTGTGCAGAGTCAGGCCTGCCAGCCCTGAACTCTTTGACAGGTCTGGGAATGGAGAGCCCTCAACAAACCTGGCTCTGCTTCAATCTGAGAAGCACAGACCAGAAAGACAAAGAGACTGGGACTTTTCTTTCTATAAATCCCATACCCTCAGCCCTTTTCAAGACTTCCACTGTGAGAGAAAGGAGTTCCTCTTCTCAGCCTTCGACCCGGTTATACCTTTGTCTCTAAGCTCTGTGTCGTTCGTGGACCAGGAAGGCTCACCGACTAGCGAACTTCATGAGAGCATTGACGGACTTACATCCACCACACCCAGCAGCTCCCCTCACTCAATCAGTTCACTGTCACATGTGAGAGCAAGCCAGCTTCAGCGGGGCACCGGAGGTGGAGCCCATGTCCTCAAGCCCCTCATGTCCCCTCCAAGTCGGGACGAGATCCTCGGCAGTCTGATGGACCTGGAGATGTCAGAAGCCACGTTCCAGGAGCCCTTCTGCAGCGATCCCTCTGACATCCCAAACAAGCCAAT GGAGGTTGGGGGCCGTAAGCTCACCGTGGGAACCAGATTAGTGAGGGAACTCCAAGAGTTTGGAGGAGACCTGTCTTTGGAGGGCCTCCATTTCTGGAAGACCGCCTTCTCCGTCATGACGCACCCCGCCACCACCATCGCCTCCTCTCAGGGAGTGGAGGTCGAGcagacaaaagaggaaaagacgGGGCGTCTCGCCTCCTCAGCCAGCGACAAGAAGGTCGTCCTTCTGCCCTGCAGGAGCCCGCCGAGCCACGAGCGCGTGCAGCTGTGGCTGGAAGCCAGGAAGCAGTTCGACAgcctgcagaaagagaggaggGAGCCGGGGAAGGAGCAGGAGGGGGCAGATGTGGAGCAGGAGAACCCTGACAGAACCAAGCTGCCAGATGTTCCCAGATGCATTTCAGTTAACGTTGAACACTGTGAGAACACTTCCAGTGTGAGAACTCGCAGGAGAAAGAAGCTCAGCCTGTCCTTAGCCTTGTCTCCTCTGGTGGACACCGGCCCTCGGTCCAACTCCACAACGCTGAGTCCGGTTTCAGATGAGAGCACCGTGAGCCCCCAGCCTGACAAACAGGAGGACGCCTCCAACACGATGTCTCCTGAATCCCCAGAGCTGCCTCCGTGGCAGGAGTCTCACCAGCTGAGCCCATCGGCGCCTGAGCGACTCGACAGCAAGAACTCACCAGAGCCACCATCACCCAGGCTCCCCGATTCACAGGAGAGATTTGGAGCGGACCAGTCTCCCTCTCCTTTCTATGCTGCAGACGGGAACGGGGGCAGCAGCAATCCACACCGCTTACACACCACCCCCTTCTTAAGGAAAAGGCGGAGGAGCACGGAAGATCTGGACCCAGTCTGCAGCACGCCCATAAGTGACA AGGATCCTGTTtctcagagaagaagaagccagGCCGATCCTTTGAGGAGAGTTTTACTGACCACACAAATGAAG AACCAGTTTGCTGCTATAAATGTGCCAAAGAAAGAACAGTCTCAGATTGAAGGGCCAAGTATCGCCAACTCGTACGGCTTCAAGGTCAGCATGCAGAATCTGCAGGACGCCAAAGCTCTGCATGAG GTCCAGTACCTTACCTTGATGGGAATGGAGCTCCATGCTAGAAGCCGCCGGGACCTGGAACCTGACCCGGAGTTTGACCCAATATGTGCCTTATTCTACTGCTTAAGCTCCGACGCGCCACTGCAGGGCCGAGACGGCACTCAGCTGACAGGTGCCATCATGGTGGACAAAGACCATGAAAGCTGTGGTCAAG GTTCCAGATCGAAGGCACCGCTGCTGGTCAGGTCAGGAGTCTCCGGGCTACAAGTTACCTACGCCAGGGAGGAGAAGATGCTGTTTCAGGAGCTCATTGCCATCATGAGGAG GTTTGACCCAGACATCCTGCTGGGATACGAGGTGCAGATGCATTCATGGGGCTACCTTCTTCAACGCGCCGCTGCAATAGGAGTGGACCTCTGCCAGCAGCTGTCACGGATTCCAG GTGACTCCAAGGAGAACCGCTTCGCCGCAGAGAGGGACGAGTACGGAGCCGACACCATGACTGAGATCAACATCATCGGCCGCGTCACCCTCAACCTGTGGAGGGTGATGAAGAGCGAG GTGACGTTGAACAACTACAGCTTTGAGAACGTGGCCTTCCACGTGCTCCATCAGCGCTTCCCCCTCTACAGCCCCCGCACGCTGTCCGACTGGTTTGACCACGTCACACACTTGCACAG GTGGAAAATGGTGGATCATTATGTGAGTCGTTTACACGGCAccatgcagctgctgcagcagcaggacatCGTTGGCAGAACCAGCGAGCTGGCCCGGCTCTTTGGAATCCAGTTCCTCCATGTTTTGACTCGAGGATCCCAG TACCGTGTTGAGTCCATGATGCTCCGTGTGGCCAAGCCCCTGAACTACATCCCGGTGACGCCCAGCGTACAGCAGCGAgcccagcagagggcgccgcagTGCATTCCCTTGGTGATGGAGCCCGAGTCCCGATTCTACAGCAACTCTGTGGTGGTGCTGGACTTCCAGTCGTTGTACCCCTCCATCGTCATCGCATACAACTACTGCTTCTCCACATGCCTCGGCCATGTGGACAGCCTGGGAAC gcCGGATGAATTTAAGTTTGGCTGCACCTCCCTGCGGGTTCCTCCTGAGCTCCTCCACCAGCTCCGTAATGACATCACCGTGTCCCCGAGCGGCATCGCCTTCGTAAAG TCGTCGGTGCGTAAAGGTGTCCTACCTCGCATGCTGGAGGAGATCCTGAGCACCAGGATCATGGTGAAGCAGTCCATGAAGAGCTACAGGCAGGACAAGGCCCTGATGAGGCTGCTGGACGCCCGGCAGCTTGGACTCAAGCTCATTGCCAACGTCACCTTTGGCTACACCTCAGCAAACTACTCAGGACGCATGCCCAGTGTGGAG GTGGGAGACAGCATTGTCCACAAAGCCAGGGAGACCCTGGAGAGAGCCATCAAGCTGGTCAACGACACCAAGAAGTGGGGAGCCCGAGTCGTCTATGGAGACACAGACAG CATGTTTGTTCTGCTGAAGGGAGCCACCAAGGAGCAAGCCTTCAAGATCGGCCATGAGATCGCAGAGGCCGTGACCGCGACCAACCCCAAACCTGTCAAGCTCAAGTTTGAGAAA GTGTATTTGCCCTGCGTGCTGCAGACAAAGAAGCGCTACGTGGGCTACATGTACGAGAGCCTGGACCAAAAAGAGCCAGTGTTTGATGCCAAAGGGATAGAAACTGTGCGTCGCGACGGATGCCCCGCTGTTTCCAAG ATTCTGGAGCGCTCCATCAAGCTGCTGTTTGAGACACGGGACATCAGTCAGGTGAAGCAGTTTGTCCAGCGTCAGTGTGTCAAGGTTCTGGATGGCCGGGCTAGCATGCAGGACCTGACCTTTGCCAAGGAGTACCGAGGCAGCGGTTCGTACCGGCCCGGAGCCTGCGTGCCTGCCCTGGAGCTCaccag GCGGATGATGGCATACGACCGGCGCCTGGAGCCTCGCGTGGGCGAGAGAGTGCCCTATGTGATTGTGTATGGGATGCCCGGCGTGCCCCTCATCCAGCTAGTGCGCCGGCCCATGGAGGTGCTGCTGGACCCCAGCCTGCGCCTCAACGCCACCTACTACATCACCAAGCAGATCCTGCCGCCGCTGGGCCGCTTGTTCCAGCTCATCGGAGTGGACGTGTTCGGATGGTACCAGGAGCTCCCCAGA ATCCAGAAAGCGTCCTGTTCCACTGCGGTGGAGGGCGAGGAGCCCTCTGGGAGGAAGGGAACCATTTCTCAGTATTTCACCACGCTCCACTGCCCTGTGTGTGACGAGCTGACCCAGCTAGGGGTGTGCGCACGGTGCAGAGCCGACCCCCAGCGGGTGGCTGTGACCCTGTACCAGGACATGAGGCAGTGGGAGAGCCAGCAGGAGCAGCTGCTCAAG ATCTGcaagaactgcagcagctgtgcTGAGCGACAGGTTCCCTGTGTGTCCCTGGACTGTCCCGTCCTCTACAAGCTGTCCCGGGTCAACAGGCAGCTCTCCAAGGCCCCATACCTCCGACAGCTGCTGGAGCAGTTTTGA